A portion of the Suricata suricatta isolate VVHF042 chromosome 11, meerkat_22Aug2017_6uvM2_HiC, whole genome shotgun sequence genome contains these proteins:
- the MYRF gene encoding myelin regulatory factor isoform X2 has protein sequence MEVVDETEALQRFFEGHDINGALEPSNIDTSILEEYISKEDASDLCFPDISAPASTASYPHGQPAVPGASGGHHLSPSGGGPSPGRHGPLPAPSYSAPLNCNNNNAMGTAPKPFLGGSGPPIKAEPKAPYAPGTLPDSPPDSGSEAYSPQQVNDPHLLRTITPETLCHVGVPSRLEHAPPPPPAHLPGPPPPPPPPPHYPVLQRDLYMKPEPPMPPYAAMGQGLVPPDLHHTQQSQMLHQLLQQHGAELPTHPSKKRKHSESPPNTLNAQMLNGMIKQEPGTATTLPPHPARAPSPPWPPQGPLSPGPGSLPLSIARVQTPPWHPPGAPSPGLLQDNDSLSGSYLDPNYQSIKWQPHQQNKWATLYDANYKELPMLTYRVDADKGFNFSVGDDAFVCQKKNHFQVTVYIGVLGEPKYVKTPEGLKPLDCFYLKLHGVKLEALNQSINIEQSQSDRSKRPFNPVTVNLPPEQVTKVTVGRLHFSETTANNMRKKGKPNPDQRYFMLVVALQAHAQNQNYTLAAQISERIIVRASNPGQFESDSDVLWQRAQVPDTVFHHGRVGINTDRPDEALVVHGNVKVMGSLMHPSDLRAKEHVQEVDTTEQLKRISRMRLVQYRYKPEFAATAGIEATAPETGVIAQEVKEILPEAVKDTGDVVFANGKTIENFLVVNKERIFMENVGAVKELCKLTDNLETRIDELERWSHKLAKLRRLDSLKSTGSSGAFSHAGSQFSRAGSVPHKKRPPKVASKSSSVVPDQACISQRFLQGTIIALVVVMAFSVVSMSTLYVLSLRTEEDLVETDGSFAVSTSCLLALLRPQHPGGSEAMCPWSSQSFGTTQLRQSPVTTGLPGTQPSLLLVTTGLSSSAPGSVIPTLDLCSSRPCPVVCCSSSTPSPTAAPGLGSSFNPGHGLSPSPSPSTNRSGPSQMALLPVTNIRAKSWGLSANGIGHSKHPKSSEPLASPEVPFPGGQGKAKNSPSLGLHGRARRGVPQVGLSPAPPTEAQGQPDPVPSLTSIQVLENSMPITSQYCAPEDACRPGNVTYHIPVSSGTPLHLSLTLQMNSSSPVSVVLCSLMSEEQPCEEGGLTQSLHTHRDTQGTSHQWPVTILSFREFTYHFRVAQLGQANCSAEAPVRPATDYYFHFYRLCD, from the exons ATGGAGGTGGTGGACGAGACTGAGGCGCTGCAGCGCTTCTTCGAAG gCCACGACATCAACGGTGCCCTGGAGCCCTCCAACATCGACACCAGCATCCTGGAGGAGTACATCAGCAAGGAGGATGCCTCCGACCT CTGTTTCCCGGACATCTCTGCTCCAGCCAGCACGGCCTCCTACCCCCACGGGCAGCCCGCCGTCCCTGGAGCCAGCGGGGGCCACCACCTGAGCCCCTCTGGGGGCGGACCCTCCCCGGGGCGCCatggccccctccccgccccgagCTACAGCGCCCCGCTCAACTGCAACAACAACAATGCCATGGGCACCGCTCCCAAGCCCTTTCTGGGGGGCTCTGGGCCCCCCATCAAGGCAGAGCCCAAGGCTCCCTATGCCCCAGG CACCCTGCCGGACTCTCCCCCAGACTCGGGCTCCGAGGCCTACTCCCCGCAGCAGGTGAATG ACCCCCATCTGCTGCGCACCATTACCCCTGAGACCCTGTGCCACGTGGGAGTGCCCTCCCGCCTGGAGCAcgcaccaccaccacctccagccCACCTGCCAggccctccaccccccccaccccccccaccccactaccCCGTCCTGCAGCGGGACCTGTACATGAAGCCCGAGCCCCCGATGCCCCCCTACGCTGCCatggggcaggggctggtgcCCCCCGACCTCCACCACACACAGCAGTCCCAGATGCTGCATCAGCTGCTGCAGCAGCACGGAGCTGA gctccccacacaCCCCTCCAAGAAGAGGAAGCACTCCGAATCGCCTCCCAACACCCTCAACGCCCAGATGCTGAATGGAATGATCAAACAGGAGCCGGGAACCGCCaccaccctgcccccacacccgGCTCgagccccatccccaccctggcCTCCCCAGGGCCCACTGTCACCCGGCCCCGGCTCCTTGCCCCTCAGCATCGCCCGGGTCCAGACACCACCTTGGCAcccaccaggcgccccctccccag gTCTCCTGCAGGACAATGACAGCCTTAGCGGCTCCTATCTGGATCCCAACTACCAGTCCATCAAGTGGCAGCCGCACCAGCAGAACAAGTGGGCGACACTGTACGACGCCAACTACAAGGAGCT GCCGATGCTCACTTACCGCGTGGACGCTGACAAGGGTTTCAACTTCTCGGTGGGCGACGACGCCTTTGTGTGTCAGAAGAAGAACCACTTCCAGGTGACGGTGTACATCGGGGTGCTGGGGGAGCCCAAGTACGTCAAGACGCCCGAAGGCCTCAAGCCCCTCGACTGCTTCTACCTGAAACTGCACGGAGTGAAG TTGGAAGCTCTAAACCAGTCCATCAACATTGAGCAGTCACAGTCTGACCGAAGCAAGCGGCCCTTTAACCCTGTCAC GGTCAATCTGCCCCCTGAGCAGGTCACGAAGGTGACTGTGGGGCGCTTGCACTTCAGCGAGACCACCGCCAACAACATGCGCAAGAAGGGCAAACCTAACCCAGACCAGAG GTACTTCATGCTGGTGGTGGCGCTCCAGGCCCACGCACAGAACCAGAACTACACGCTGGCCGCCCAGATCTCAGAGCGCATCATCGTAAGG GCGTCCAACCCAGGCCAGTTTGAGAGTGACAGCGACGTGCTGTGGCAGCGGGCGCAGGTGCCCGACACTGTCTTCCACCATGGGCGTGTGGGCATCAACACGGACCGACCCGACGAGGCGTTGGTCGTGCACGGAAATGTCAAGGTCATGGGCTCGCTCATGCACCCCTCGGACCTGCGGGCCAAGGAGCACGTGCAGGAG GTGGACACCACGGAGCAGCTGAAGAGGATCTCACGCATGCGTCTGGTGCAGTACAGATACAAGCCCGAGTTTGCGGCCACCGCAGGCATCGAGGCCACGGCCCCAGAGACGG GTGTCATTGCCCAGGAGGTGAAGGAGATCCTGCCTGAGGCCGTGAAGGACACTGGAGATGTGGTCTTTGCCAATGGGAAAACAATAGAGAACTTCTTGGTGGTGAACAAG GAGCGCATCTTCATGGAGAACGTGGGCGCCGTGAAGGAGTTGTGCAAGCTCACAGACAACCTGGAGACGCGCATTGACGAGCTGGAGCGCTGGAGCCACAAGCTGGCCAAACTGCGGCGGCTGGACAGCCTCAAGTCCACTGGCAGCTCCGGCGCCttcag CCATGCGGGGAGCCAGTTCAGCCGGGCGGGCAGTGTCCCTCACAAGAAGAGGCCCCCCAAGGTGGCCAGCAAG TCGTCATCTGTGGTCCCAGACCAGGCCTGCATCAGCCAGCGCTTCCTACAGGGGACCATCATTGCCCTGGTGGTGGTCATGGCCTTCAG CGTGGTGTCCATGTCCACACTGTACGTGCTGAGCCTGCGCACCGAGGAGGACCTCGTAGAAACCGATGG CTCTTTTGCCGTGTCCACTTCCTGTCTTCTGGCCCTGCTCCGGCCCCAGCACCCTGGGGGGAGTGAGGCCATGTGCCCATG GTCCAGCCAGAGCTTCGGGACCACTCAGCTCCGCCAGTCCCCTGTGACCACCGGGCTGCCGGGCACACAGCCCTCTTTGCTGCTGG TTACCACCGGCCTGAGCAGCTCAGCCCCAGGTTCAGTCATCCCGACTTTGGACCTGTGCTCCAGCCGCCCTTGTCCAGTCGtctgctgctcctcctccacccccagccctacCGCTGCCCCTGGTCTTGGCTCCAGCTTTAACCCTGGCCATGGCCTCAGCCCCAGTCCCAGCCCCTCCACCAACCGCTCAG GCCCCAGCCAGATGGCCCTGCTGCCGGTCACCAACATCAGAGCCAAGTCCTGGGGCCTGTCGGCCAATGGTATTGGCCACTCCAAGCACCCAAAGAGCTCAGAGCCTCTGGCCAGCCCTGAAGTCCCCTTCCCTGGAGGGCAGGGCAAAGCCAAGAACAGCCCCAGCCTTGGTCTCCATGGCCGGGCCCGCCGAGGGGTTCCCCAGGTGGGCCTGAGCCCTGCTCCGCCCACTGAGGCCCAGGGCCAGCCAG ACCCAGTGCCCTCCCTGACCTCCATCCAGGTGCTGGAGAACTCAATGCCCATCACGTCCCAGTACTGCGCTCCAGAGGATGCCTGCAG GCCTGGAAACGTCACCTACCACATCCCCGTCAGCAGCGGCACCCCGCTGCACCTCAGCCTGACCCTGCAGATGAA CTCTTCGTCTCCCGTGTCTGTGGTGCTGTGCAGCCTGATGTCAGAGGAGCAGCCGTGTGAGGAGGGCGGCTTAACACAGAGCCTGCACACCCACCGGGACACCCAG gGCACGTCCCACCAGTGGCCAGTAACCATCCTGTCTTTCCGAGAATTCACCTACCACTTCCGGGTGGCACAGCTG GGTCAGGCCAACTGCAGCGCGGAGGCCCCGGTCCGGCCGGCCACAGACTACTACTTCCACTTCTACCGCCTGTGTGActga
- the MYRF gene encoding myelin regulatory factor isoform X4 — MEVVDETEALQRFFEGHDINGALEPSNIDTSILEEYISKEDASDLCFPDISAPASTASYPHGQPAVPGASGGHHLSPSGGGPSPGRHGPLPAPSYSAPLNCNNNNAMGTAPKPFLGGSGPPIKAEPKAPYAPGTLPDSPPDSGSEAYSPQQVNDPHLLRTITPETLCHVGVPSRLEHAPPPPPAHLPGPPPPPPPPPHYPVLQRDLYMKPEPPMPPYAAMGQGLVPPDLHHTQQSQMLHQLLQQHGAELPTHPSKKRKHSESPPNTLNAQMLNGMIKQEPGTATTLPPHPARAPSPPWPPQGPLSPGPGSLPLSIARVQTPPWHPPGAPSPGLLQDNDSLSGSYLDPNYQSIKWQPHQQNKWATLYDANYKELPMLTYRVDADKGFNFSVGDDAFVCQKKNHFQVTVYIGVLGEPKYVKTPEGLKPLDCFYLKLHGVKLEALNQSINIEQSQSDRSKRPFNPVTVNLPPEQVTKVTVGRLHFSETTANNMRKKGKPNPDQRYFMLVVALQAHAQNQNYTLAAQISERIIVRASNPGQFESDSDVLWQRAQVPDTVFHHGRVGINTDRPDEALVVHGNVKVMGSLMHPSDLRAKEHVQEVDTTEQLKRISRMRLVQYRYKPEFAATAGIEATAPETGVIAQEVKEILPEAVKDTGDVVFANGKTIENFLVVNKERIFMENVGAVKELCKLTDNLETRIDELERWSHKLAKLRRLDSLKSTGSSGAFSHAGSQFSRAGSVPHKKRPPKVASKSSSVVPDQACISQRFLQGTIIALVVVMAFSVVSMSTLYVLSLRTEEDLVETDGRSSQSFGTTQLRQSPVTTGLPGTQPSLLLVTTGLSSSAPGSVIPTLDLCSSRPCPVVCCSSSTPSPTAAPGLGSSFNPGHGLSPSPSPSTNRSGPSQMALLPVTNIRAKSWGLSANGIGHSKHPKSSEPLASPEVPFPGGQGKAKNSPSLGLHGRARRGVPQVGLSPAPPTEAQGQPDPVPSLTSIQVLENSMPITSQYCAPEDACRPGNVTYHIPVSSGTPLHLSLTLQMNSSSPVSVVLCSLMSEEQPCEEGGLTQSLHTHRDTQGTSHQWPVTILSFREFTYHFRVAQLGQANCSAEAPVRPATDYYFHFYRLCD; from the exons ATGGAGGTGGTGGACGAGACTGAGGCGCTGCAGCGCTTCTTCGAAG gCCACGACATCAACGGTGCCCTGGAGCCCTCCAACATCGACACCAGCATCCTGGAGGAGTACATCAGCAAGGAGGATGCCTCCGACCT CTGTTTCCCGGACATCTCTGCTCCAGCCAGCACGGCCTCCTACCCCCACGGGCAGCCCGCCGTCCCTGGAGCCAGCGGGGGCCACCACCTGAGCCCCTCTGGGGGCGGACCCTCCCCGGGGCGCCatggccccctccccgccccgagCTACAGCGCCCCGCTCAACTGCAACAACAACAATGCCATGGGCACCGCTCCCAAGCCCTTTCTGGGGGGCTCTGGGCCCCCCATCAAGGCAGAGCCCAAGGCTCCCTATGCCCCAGG CACCCTGCCGGACTCTCCCCCAGACTCGGGCTCCGAGGCCTACTCCCCGCAGCAGGTGAATG ACCCCCATCTGCTGCGCACCATTACCCCTGAGACCCTGTGCCACGTGGGAGTGCCCTCCCGCCTGGAGCAcgcaccaccaccacctccagccCACCTGCCAggccctccaccccccccaccccccccaccccactaccCCGTCCTGCAGCGGGACCTGTACATGAAGCCCGAGCCCCCGATGCCCCCCTACGCTGCCatggggcaggggctggtgcCCCCCGACCTCCACCACACACAGCAGTCCCAGATGCTGCATCAGCTGCTGCAGCAGCACGGAGCTGA gctccccacacaCCCCTCCAAGAAGAGGAAGCACTCCGAATCGCCTCCCAACACCCTCAACGCCCAGATGCTGAATGGAATGATCAAACAGGAGCCGGGAACCGCCaccaccctgcccccacacccgGCTCgagccccatccccaccctggcCTCCCCAGGGCCCACTGTCACCCGGCCCCGGCTCCTTGCCCCTCAGCATCGCCCGGGTCCAGACACCACCTTGGCAcccaccaggcgccccctccccag gTCTCCTGCAGGACAATGACAGCCTTAGCGGCTCCTATCTGGATCCCAACTACCAGTCCATCAAGTGGCAGCCGCACCAGCAGAACAAGTGGGCGACACTGTACGACGCCAACTACAAGGAGCT GCCGATGCTCACTTACCGCGTGGACGCTGACAAGGGTTTCAACTTCTCGGTGGGCGACGACGCCTTTGTGTGTCAGAAGAAGAACCACTTCCAGGTGACGGTGTACATCGGGGTGCTGGGGGAGCCCAAGTACGTCAAGACGCCCGAAGGCCTCAAGCCCCTCGACTGCTTCTACCTGAAACTGCACGGAGTGAAG TTGGAAGCTCTAAACCAGTCCATCAACATTGAGCAGTCACAGTCTGACCGAAGCAAGCGGCCCTTTAACCCTGTCAC GGTCAATCTGCCCCCTGAGCAGGTCACGAAGGTGACTGTGGGGCGCTTGCACTTCAGCGAGACCACCGCCAACAACATGCGCAAGAAGGGCAAACCTAACCCAGACCAGAG GTACTTCATGCTGGTGGTGGCGCTCCAGGCCCACGCACAGAACCAGAACTACACGCTGGCCGCCCAGATCTCAGAGCGCATCATCGTAAGG GCGTCCAACCCAGGCCAGTTTGAGAGTGACAGCGACGTGCTGTGGCAGCGGGCGCAGGTGCCCGACACTGTCTTCCACCATGGGCGTGTGGGCATCAACACGGACCGACCCGACGAGGCGTTGGTCGTGCACGGAAATGTCAAGGTCATGGGCTCGCTCATGCACCCCTCGGACCTGCGGGCCAAGGAGCACGTGCAGGAG GTGGACACCACGGAGCAGCTGAAGAGGATCTCACGCATGCGTCTGGTGCAGTACAGATACAAGCCCGAGTTTGCGGCCACCGCAGGCATCGAGGCCACGGCCCCAGAGACGG GTGTCATTGCCCAGGAGGTGAAGGAGATCCTGCCTGAGGCCGTGAAGGACACTGGAGATGTGGTCTTTGCCAATGGGAAAACAATAGAGAACTTCTTGGTGGTGAACAAG GAGCGCATCTTCATGGAGAACGTGGGCGCCGTGAAGGAGTTGTGCAAGCTCACAGACAACCTGGAGACGCGCATTGACGAGCTGGAGCGCTGGAGCCACAAGCTGGCCAAACTGCGGCGGCTGGACAGCCTCAAGTCCACTGGCAGCTCCGGCGCCttcag CCATGCGGGGAGCCAGTTCAGCCGGGCGGGCAGTGTCCCTCACAAGAAGAGGCCCCCCAAGGTGGCCAGCAAG TCGTCATCTGTGGTCCCAGACCAGGCCTGCATCAGCCAGCGCTTCCTACAGGGGACCATCATTGCCCTGGTGGTGGTCATGGCCTTCAG CGTGGTGTCCATGTCCACACTGTACGTGCTGAGCCTGCGCACCGAGGAGGACCTCGTAGAAACCGATGG CAGGTCCAGCCAGAGCTTCGGGACCACTCAGCTCCGCCAGTCCCCTGTGACCACCGGGCTGCCGGGCACACAGCCCTCTTTGCTGCTGG TTACCACCGGCCTGAGCAGCTCAGCCCCAGGTTCAGTCATCCCGACTTTGGACCTGTGCTCCAGCCGCCCTTGTCCAGTCGtctgctgctcctcctccacccccagccctacCGCTGCCCCTGGTCTTGGCTCCAGCTTTAACCCTGGCCATGGCCTCAGCCCCAGTCCCAGCCCCTCCACCAACCGCTCAG GCCCCAGCCAGATGGCCCTGCTGCCGGTCACCAACATCAGAGCCAAGTCCTGGGGCCTGTCGGCCAATGGTATTGGCCACTCCAAGCACCCAAAGAGCTCAGAGCCTCTGGCCAGCCCTGAAGTCCCCTTCCCTGGAGGGCAGGGCAAAGCCAAGAACAGCCCCAGCCTTGGTCTCCATGGCCGGGCCCGCCGAGGGGTTCCCCAGGTGGGCCTGAGCCCTGCTCCGCCCACTGAGGCCCAGGGCCAGCCAG ACCCAGTGCCCTCCCTGACCTCCATCCAGGTGCTGGAGAACTCAATGCCCATCACGTCCCAGTACTGCGCTCCAGAGGATGCCTGCAG GCCTGGAAACGTCACCTACCACATCCCCGTCAGCAGCGGCACCCCGCTGCACCTCAGCCTGACCCTGCAGATGAA CTCTTCGTCTCCCGTGTCTGTGGTGCTGTGCAGCCTGATGTCAGAGGAGCAGCCGTGTGAGGAGGGCGGCTTAACACAGAGCCTGCACACCCACCGGGACACCCAG gGCACGTCCCACCAGTGGCCAGTAACCATCCTGTCTTTCCGAGAATTCACCTACCACTTCCGGGTGGCACAGCTG GGTCAGGCCAACTGCAGCGCGGAGGCCCCGGTCCGGCCGGCCACAGACTACTACTTCCACTTCTACCGCCTGTGTGActga
- the MYRF gene encoding myelin regulatory factor isoform X3, whose translation MEVVDETEALQRFFEGHDINGALEPSNIDTSILEEYISKEDASDLCFPDISAPASTASYPHGQPAVPGASGGHHLSPSGGGPSPGRHGPLPAPSYSAPLNCNNNNAMGTAPKPFLGGSGPPIKAEPKAPYAPGTLPDSPPDSGSEAYSPQQVNDPHLLRTITPETLCHVGVPSRLEHAPPPPPAHLPGPPPPPPPPPHYPVLQRDLYMKPEPPMPPYAAMGQGLVPPDLHHTQQSQMLHQLLQQHGAELPTHPSKKRKHSESPPNTLNAQMLNGMIKQEPGTATTLPPHPARAPSPPWPPQGPLSPGPGSLPLSIARVQTPPWHPPGAPSPGLLQDNDSLSGSYLDPNYQSIKWQPHQQNKWATLYDANYKELPMLTYRVDADKGFNFSVGDDAFVCQKKNHFQVTVYIGVLGEPKYVKTPEGLKPLDCFYLKLHGVKLEALNQSINIEQSQSDRSKRPFNPVTVNLPPEQVTKVTVGRLHFSETTANNMRKKGKPNPDQRYFMLVVALQAHAQNQNYTLAAQISERIIVRASNPGQFESDSDVLWQRAQVPDTVFHHGRVGINTDRPDEALVVHGNVKVMGSLMHPSDLRAKEHVQEVDTTEQLKRISRMRLVQYRYKPEFAATAGIEATAPETGVIAQEVKEILPEAVKDTGDVVFANGKTIENFLVVNKERIFMENVGAVKELCKLTDNLETRIDELERWSHKLAKLRRLDSLKSTGSSGAFSHAGSQFSRAGSVPHKKRPPKVASKSSSVVPDQACISQRFLQGTIIALVVVMAFSVVSMSTLYVLSLRTEEDLVETDGSFAVSTSCLLALLRPQHPGGSEAMCPCRSSQSFGTTQLRQSPVTTGLPGTQPSLLLVTTGLSSSAPGSVIPTLDLCSSRPCPVVCCSSSTPSPTAAPGLGSSFNPGHGLSPSPSPSTNRSGPSQMALLPVTNIRAKSWGLSANGIGHSKHPKSSEPLASPEVPFPGGQGKAKNSPSLGLHGRARRGVPQVGLSPAPPTEAQGQPDPVPSLTSIQVLENSMPITSQYCAPEDACRPGNVTYHIPVSSGTPLHLSLTLQMNLMSEEQPCEEGGLTQSLHTHRDTQGTSHQWPVTILSFREFTYHFRVAQLGQANCSAEAPVRPATDYYFHFYRLCD comes from the exons ATGGAGGTGGTGGACGAGACTGAGGCGCTGCAGCGCTTCTTCGAAG gCCACGACATCAACGGTGCCCTGGAGCCCTCCAACATCGACACCAGCATCCTGGAGGAGTACATCAGCAAGGAGGATGCCTCCGACCT CTGTTTCCCGGACATCTCTGCTCCAGCCAGCACGGCCTCCTACCCCCACGGGCAGCCCGCCGTCCCTGGAGCCAGCGGGGGCCACCACCTGAGCCCCTCTGGGGGCGGACCCTCCCCGGGGCGCCatggccccctccccgccccgagCTACAGCGCCCCGCTCAACTGCAACAACAACAATGCCATGGGCACCGCTCCCAAGCCCTTTCTGGGGGGCTCTGGGCCCCCCATCAAGGCAGAGCCCAAGGCTCCCTATGCCCCAGG CACCCTGCCGGACTCTCCCCCAGACTCGGGCTCCGAGGCCTACTCCCCGCAGCAGGTGAATG ACCCCCATCTGCTGCGCACCATTACCCCTGAGACCCTGTGCCACGTGGGAGTGCCCTCCCGCCTGGAGCAcgcaccaccaccacctccagccCACCTGCCAggccctccaccccccccaccccccccaccccactaccCCGTCCTGCAGCGGGACCTGTACATGAAGCCCGAGCCCCCGATGCCCCCCTACGCTGCCatggggcaggggctggtgcCCCCCGACCTCCACCACACACAGCAGTCCCAGATGCTGCATCAGCTGCTGCAGCAGCACGGAGCTGA gctccccacacaCCCCTCCAAGAAGAGGAAGCACTCCGAATCGCCTCCCAACACCCTCAACGCCCAGATGCTGAATGGAATGATCAAACAGGAGCCGGGAACCGCCaccaccctgcccccacacccgGCTCgagccccatccccaccctggcCTCCCCAGGGCCCACTGTCACCCGGCCCCGGCTCCTTGCCCCTCAGCATCGCCCGGGTCCAGACACCACCTTGGCAcccaccaggcgccccctccccag gTCTCCTGCAGGACAATGACAGCCTTAGCGGCTCCTATCTGGATCCCAACTACCAGTCCATCAAGTGGCAGCCGCACCAGCAGAACAAGTGGGCGACACTGTACGACGCCAACTACAAGGAGCT GCCGATGCTCACTTACCGCGTGGACGCTGACAAGGGTTTCAACTTCTCGGTGGGCGACGACGCCTTTGTGTGTCAGAAGAAGAACCACTTCCAGGTGACGGTGTACATCGGGGTGCTGGGGGAGCCCAAGTACGTCAAGACGCCCGAAGGCCTCAAGCCCCTCGACTGCTTCTACCTGAAACTGCACGGAGTGAAG TTGGAAGCTCTAAACCAGTCCATCAACATTGAGCAGTCACAGTCTGACCGAAGCAAGCGGCCCTTTAACCCTGTCAC GGTCAATCTGCCCCCTGAGCAGGTCACGAAGGTGACTGTGGGGCGCTTGCACTTCAGCGAGACCACCGCCAACAACATGCGCAAGAAGGGCAAACCTAACCCAGACCAGAG GTACTTCATGCTGGTGGTGGCGCTCCAGGCCCACGCACAGAACCAGAACTACACGCTGGCCGCCCAGATCTCAGAGCGCATCATCGTAAGG GCGTCCAACCCAGGCCAGTTTGAGAGTGACAGCGACGTGCTGTGGCAGCGGGCGCAGGTGCCCGACACTGTCTTCCACCATGGGCGTGTGGGCATCAACACGGACCGACCCGACGAGGCGTTGGTCGTGCACGGAAATGTCAAGGTCATGGGCTCGCTCATGCACCCCTCGGACCTGCGGGCCAAGGAGCACGTGCAGGAG GTGGACACCACGGAGCAGCTGAAGAGGATCTCACGCATGCGTCTGGTGCAGTACAGATACAAGCCCGAGTTTGCGGCCACCGCAGGCATCGAGGCCACGGCCCCAGAGACGG GTGTCATTGCCCAGGAGGTGAAGGAGATCCTGCCTGAGGCCGTGAAGGACACTGGAGATGTGGTCTTTGCCAATGGGAAAACAATAGAGAACTTCTTGGTGGTGAACAAG GAGCGCATCTTCATGGAGAACGTGGGCGCCGTGAAGGAGTTGTGCAAGCTCACAGACAACCTGGAGACGCGCATTGACGAGCTGGAGCGCTGGAGCCACAAGCTGGCCAAACTGCGGCGGCTGGACAGCCTCAAGTCCACTGGCAGCTCCGGCGCCttcag CCATGCGGGGAGCCAGTTCAGCCGGGCGGGCAGTGTCCCTCACAAGAAGAGGCCCCCCAAGGTGGCCAGCAAG TCGTCATCTGTGGTCCCAGACCAGGCCTGCATCAGCCAGCGCTTCCTACAGGGGACCATCATTGCCCTGGTGGTGGTCATGGCCTTCAG CGTGGTGTCCATGTCCACACTGTACGTGCTGAGCCTGCGCACCGAGGAGGACCTCGTAGAAACCGATGG CTCTTTTGCCGTGTCCACTTCCTGTCTTCTGGCCCTGCTCCGGCCCCAGCACCCTGGGGGGAGTGAGGCCATGTGCCCATG CAGGTCCAGCCAGAGCTTCGGGACCACTCAGCTCCGCCAGTCCCCTGTGACCACCGGGCTGCCGGGCACACAGCCCTCTTTGCTGCTGG TTACCACCGGCCTGAGCAGCTCAGCCCCAGGTTCAGTCATCCCGACTTTGGACCTGTGCTCCAGCCGCCCTTGTCCAGTCGtctgctgctcctcctccacccccagccctacCGCTGCCCCTGGTCTTGGCTCCAGCTTTAACCCTGGCCATGGCCTCAGCCCCAGTCCCAGCCCCTCCACCAACCGCTCAG GCCCCAGCCAGATGGCCCTGCTGCCGGTCACCAACATCAGAGCCAAGTCCTGGGGCCTGTCGGCCAATGGTATTGGCCACTCCAAGCACCCAAAGAGCTCAGAGCCTCTGGCCAGCCCTGAAGTCCCCTTCCCTGGAGGGCAGGGCAAAGCCAAGAACAGCCCCAGCCTTGGTCTCCATGGCCGGGCCCGCCGAGGGGTTCCCCAGGTGGGCCTGAGCCCTGCTCCGCCCACTGAGGCCCAGGGCCAGCCAG ACCCAGTGCCCTCCCTGACCTCCATCCAGGTGCTGGAGAACTCAATGCCCATCACGTCCCAGTACTGCGCTCCAGAGGATGCCTGCAG GCCTGGAAACGTCACCTACCACATCCCCGTCAGCAGCGGCACCCCGCTGCACCTCAGCCTGACCCTGCAGATGAA CCTGATGTCAGAGGAGCAGCCGTGTGAGGAGGGCGGCTTAACACAGAGCCTGCACACCCACCGGGACACCCAG gGCACGTCCCACCAGTGGCCAGTAACCATCCTGTCTTTCCGAGAATTCACCTACCACTTCCGGGTGGCACAGCTG GGTCAGGCCAACTGCAGCGCGGAGGCCCCGGTCCGGCCGGCCACAGACTACTACTTCCACTTCTACCGCCTGTGTGActga